From the genome of Colletotrichum higginsianum IMI 349063 chromosome 4, whole genome shotgun sequence, one region includes:
- a CDS encoding transcription factor tfb2: protein MSVSSGQSLQLADYLEKLPGTTFRKLYLQPSTAFAIFRRMIPPLAKTIVMAILYMPKPMLLEDLDVWVKPESRRQKDQAISTLRSLHILQITVPSKERPQEMQLTTNFKSSLRLALEGGGTHNSFGVPSSLPVPPEITVPFLDRYARRKWEDILHYIVNTVNPGGADLGGPKSSVKNLLVAGQLVRRQGSAVGITQAGFTFLLQEANAQVWTLLLLWLEATDHAEDAAGMESTDMLSFLFLLASLELGRAYDTNALTEARRNMLPSLLDFGLIYIPSHKPQQYFPTRLATTLTSSSSALRSAGAGFSAALAAATGPRPSPSNGLTPGGSEEGKGGGSIIVETNYRVYAYGQTPLQIAVLSLFCKLKLRFADMVSGRLTRNSIRNAVERGITADQIISYLAAHAHEQMHRMAAVRSRPVLPPTVVDQIRLWQLETERMTTTSGFLFRDFDSPKEYEVIAGYASEIGVLVWRNDKLGMFFASKHEQIRDYLKLRKKAED, encoded by the exons ATGTCGGTCAGCTCGGGTCAGTCGCTCCAGCTGGCCGACTACCTGGAGAAGCTGCCGGGTACGACGTTCAGGAAACTCTACCTGCagccctcgacggcctttGCCATCTTCCGAAGAATGATTCCGCCGTTGG cAAAAACCATTGTCATGGCCATTCTCTACATGCCGAAGCCCATGTTGTTGGAAGATTTGGACGTCTGGGTCAAGCCGGAGTCGCGAAG GCAGAAAGACCAGGCCATCTCGACGCTCCGCAGCCTCCACATCCTCCAGATCACGGTCCCTTCGAAGGAACGCCCTCAAGAGATGCAACTCACGACGAACTTCAAGAGCTCGCTGCGCCttgccctcgagggcggcggcactCACAACTCGTTCGGCGtgccctcttccctccccgtCCCGCCCGAGATCACGGTCCCCTTTCTCGACCGTTACGCCCGCCGCAAGTGGGAGGATATCCTGCACTATATCGTCAACACGGTTAaccccggcggcgccgacctgGGCGGACCTAAGTCGTCCGTTAAGAACctgctcgtcgccggccagctcgtccgccgccaggggtccgccgtcggcatcaccCAAGCAGGCTTTACCTTCCTCCTGCAGGAGGCTAACGCCCAGGTCTGgaccctgctgctgctgtggctCGAGGCCACCGACCACGCtgaggacgccgccgggaTGGAGAGCACCGATATGCTGAgcttcctctttctcctcgCCAGCCTTGAGCTCGGCAGGGCCTACGACACAAACGCCCTCACCGAGGCGCGCCGCAACATGCTTCCCAGTCTGCTCGACTTTGGTCTGATCTATATCCCCTCACACAAGCCCCAGCAGTATTTCCCAACCCGCCTCGCGACGACACTCACGAGCAGCTCTAGCGCCCTTCgcagcgccggcgccggcttctcCGCCGCTCTCGCCGCTGCGACCGGCCCGCGGCCCTCTCCCTCCAACGGCCTCACGccgggcggcagcgaggagggcaagggcggcggcagcatcatcgtcgaGACGAACTACAGAGTCTACGCCTACGGCCAGACTCCCTTGCAGATCGCCGTGCTCTCGCTCTTCTGCAAGCTCAAGCTGCGCTTCGCCGACATGGTGTCGGGCCGGCTGACGCGCAACTCGATCCGCAACGCCGTCGAGCGCGGCATTACGGCCGACCAGATCATCTCGTACCTCGCCGCGCACGCGCATGAGCAGATGCACCGCATGGCCGCCGTGCGCAGCAGGCCCGTGTTGCCGcccaccgtcgtcgaccagatCCGGTTGTGGCAGCTCGAGACTGAGCgcatgacgacgacgagtggCTTCCTTTTCCGCGACTTTGACAGCCCCAAGGAGTACGAGGTCATCGCCGGCTACGCCTCTGAGATCGGCGTGCTCGTGTGGCGCAACGACAAGCTCGGCATGTTCTTTGCGAGCAAGCACGAGCAGATTAGGGACTATCTCAAGTtgaggaagaaggccgaggactag
- a CDS encoding Thioesterase superfamily protein has translation MTGVSTDINVTYLNPGGKPGDIMTGTAICDKMGRTLAYTTVTFFNKKGELAARGSHTKYIAKTWETEDFVAPDEYVAEEEK, from the exons ATGACGGGCGTGTCAACTGACATCAACG TCACGTATCTGAACCCGGGGGGGAAGCCCGGCGACATCATGACGGGCACTGCCATCTGTGACAAGA TGGGACGCACCCTTGCATACACGACCGTCACCTTCTTCAACAAAAAAGGAGAGCTTGCCGCGCGAGGCAGTCACACCAA ATACATTGCAAAGACATGGGAGACGGAGGACTTTGTGGCGCCGGATGAGTATGTggcggaggaagagaagTAA
- a CDS encoding Cellulose-binding gdsl lipase, with product MKSTLLTTGLLAVGASALDKRACTATAEWPGWSSIKHAFVFGDSYSQTGFNTSLEAPSPSNPLGNPSYPGWTSSNGPNWVDYLTVKHNASLLYTYNLAFGGATVDAALVKPYADTVLTLKDQVQTLFASAYASRAEPAWGGADSVFAFWIGVNDIGNSYWNGAAATSALNARIVDVYQGLAAELYDAGARNFVWLTVPPVDRTPMLLAENADAQTLAREDIADFNGRVGDMARNVTGWEGANAWVVDANAVFNGALDNVGAFEATKGLKNTTGYCEAYENGTGAEDTLVESCTYRVNEYFWLNSLHPTYPIHDAVAETVGAALAAGPNVC from the exons ATGAAGTCGACTCTCTTGACCACGGGCCTCTTGGCCGTCGGGGCGAGCGCCCTTGACAAGCGTGCATGTACGGCAACCGCAGAGTGGCCGGGCTGGTCCAGCATCAAGCACGCCTTTGTCTT TGGCGATTCTTACTCCCAGACAG GCTTCAACACCTCTCTCGAggccccttccccttccaaCCCTCTCGGAAACCCCTCCTACCCGGGCTGGACCTCCTCCAACGGGCCGAACTGGGTCGACTACCTCACCGTCAAGCACAACGCCTCGCTGCTCTACACTTACAACCTCGCCTTCGGCGGCGccaccgtcgacgccgccctcgttAAGCCCTACGCCGACACCGTCCTCACCCTGAAGGACCAGGTCCAGACCCTCTTCGCCTCCGCCTACGCCTCCCGCGCCGAGCCGGcctggggcggcgccgactcCGTCTTCGCCTTCTGGATCGGCGTCAACGACATCGGCAACTCGTACTGGAACGGCGCGGCCGCGACCTCGGCCCTCAACGCCAGGATCGTCGACGTCTACcagggcctcgccgccgagctgtacgacgccggcgcgcgCAACTTCGTCTGGCTGACGGTGCCGCCCGTCGACCGCACGCCGATGCTGCTCGCCGAGAACGCCGACGCGCAGACGCTCGCGCGCGAGGACATCGCGGACTTCAACGGCCGCGTCGGCGACATGGCGCGCAACGTGACGGGGTGGGAGGGCGCCAACGCATGGGTCGTGGACGCCAACGCCGTGTTCAACGGCGCCCTGGACAACGTGGGCGCGTTCGAGGCGACCAAGGGTCTGAAGAACACGACGGGGTACTGCGAGGCATATGAGAA CGGAACCGGTGCGGAGGATACCCTCGTGGAGAGCTGCACCTACAGGGTCAACGAGTACTTCTGGCTCAACTCGCTGCACCCAACGTACCCGatccacgacgccgtcgccgagacggtcggtgcggcgttggcggccgGGCCGAATGTCTGCTGA
- a CDS encoding Mg2+ transporter, with protein MAGRAERWDRDRFMYERERDRGYPDDRVPPPPRIPDDRSHYDERDDYRPPPRRGRDHSDERYDRGPYDRGHRGAYDDDVVRDRRHFEEDRYGPRRGEPLDREFDRRLFFEKEPAPQREFRESSPVRRPTMVRRQSSLDTFDRRPLRFYEREEYPPPARREDVRPRDPRDDYRAPPYVPIPLPRTRQLGPAPSQRYDEIQIAEPGYYGDEEFRGMPERVKEREVVTSRRRRDRSRESRVSRSTRKSSHRSSSHRSSSRSSSTSSRTSSSKSATTIRSMYPKKGKTRIPARLVSKRALIDLGYPYIEEGNTVIVLKALGQENIDELLKLSEEYKQSELEVAAARSSAAHLVDERHEEIYTIPPPAAALPPPPAPASVAPPPAPPTVVAAPAPAPTVIYETAPPPPPAPAPAPAPVEVVNKTTIIRDVSPARSTTSYTTSTAPTVYERREYSEEVPIGPMAVAERHRSRSRSRKDIRSEIKALEAQLHDRRRHGNRELVRAEQMPDGAVVLFEERVEKVEEPRRGVRIEKDKKGRMAISVPKYY; from the exons ATGGCTGGCCGCGCTGAACGCTGGGATCGTGATCGCTTCATGTACGAGCGGGAACGCGACCGCGGATACCCGGACGACCGcgttcctcctccgcctcgaaTCCCTGATGATCGAAGTCACTATGATGAGCGTGACGACTATCGCCCCCCACCCCGCCGTGGCAGAGACCACTCGGATGAGCGTTACGACCGAGGCCCCTATGACCGCGGACACCGCGGCGCCTacgatgacgacgttgtGAGAGACCGTCGCCATTTCGAGGAAGACCGCTacggccctcgtcgaggtgaACCGCTCGACCGCGAGTTCGACCGCCGCTTGTTCTTTGAAAAGGAGCCTGCGCCTCAGCGCGAATTTCGGGAATCATCTCCGGTCCGTCGTCCGACCATGGTCCGCCGTCAGTCTTCTCTCGACACATTCGACCGCCGTCCGCTCCGCTTCTACGAGCGTGAAGAGTATCCTCCGCCAGCCCGCCGAGAAGACGTCCGTCCCCGCGACCCTCGCGACGATTACCGTGCACCACCTTACGTCCCGATTCCTTTGCCCCGTACCCGCCAGCTGGGCCCCGCACCATCCCAGCGCTACGACGAGATCCAGATCGCCGAGCCGGGCTACTatggcgacgaggagttTCGCGGAATGCCCGAGCGAGTGAAGGAGCGCGAGGTCGTCACGTCGCGCCGTCGCAGAGACCGCAGCCGGGAGTCCAGGGTGTCGAGGTCCACCAGAAAGAGCTCTCACCGCAGCAGCTCTCACCGAAGCAGCTCGCGGTCCAGCAGCACTTCCAGCAggacgagcagcagcaaaagCGCAACGACTATCCGCAGCATGTACcccaagaagggcaagaccCGTATCCCGGCCCGCCTGGTGTCCAAGCGAGCCCTGATCGACTTGGGATACCCGTACATCGAGGAG GGTAACACCGTCATCGTTTTGAAGGCTCTCGGCCAGGAAAACATCGATGAGCTCCTGAAGCTCAGTGAAGAGTACAAGCAGA GTGAACTtgaggttgccgccgcccgctcATCAGCCGCCCATCTTGTTGACGAACGCCACGAGGAAATTTACACTATCCCTCCACCAGCGGCCGCActcccgcctcctccagctcccGCCTCGGTAGCCCCGCCTCCCGCTCCGCCGACTGTTGTCGCTGCTCCAGCCCCCGCTCCTACGGTCATTTACGAGAcggcgcctccgccgcctcctgctcctgctcccgctcccgctccagTGGAAGTCGTCAACAAGACAACCATCATCCGCGACGTCTCTCCGGCTCGCAGCACGACGTCGTACACGACGTCGACTGCGCCGACAGTCTACGAGCGCCGCGAGTACAGCGAGGAAGTGCCCATTGGGCCTATGGCCGTTGCAGAGCGGCATCGCAGCCGGTCCCGGTCGCGCAAGGACATCAGATCCGAGATCAAGGCGCTCGAGGCCCAGCTTCAcgaccgccgacggcacggAAACCGCGAGCTCGTGCGCGCGGAGCAGATgcccgacggcgccgttgttCTGTTCGAGGAACGGGTCGAGAAAGTGGAGGAGCCGCGGCGCGGGGTGCGGATCGAGAAGGATAAGAAAGGTAGGATGGCCATCAGCGTACCAAAGTACTACTAA